The DNA sequence ACCTGACGCATTGCCTGGTTCATGGCCGCGACCTTACCCAATCGGCGCTCCCCGGCAATAATCTTCAGGTTTGGGAGGCTGAGCTGAATTTGTTTGAGATAATCTATGGAGCCATCGGTAGAACCGTCGACCACAAACAACAGATGTAGTTGTTTGGCGGGGTAGTCCTGCTCCAGGCAATTCTTGAGTTTATCGGGCAGGTAAGCCAGTTCGTTGTAGGCCGGAACGACGAGAGTCACATCCGGCCACCCCGCGCCTACTGCCGCATCAACCACCCCGCTGCCCGCCTTCAGCCGCACCAATAGCCAGGTGAGTACACCATAGCCGAGGTAGGTATAAAAGACGAGAAAAGCCAGTAGGAAAAACAGGACTCGACCGAGTAGGTAAATAGCAGTGATCATCATGGCGACGCAACTAAACCGGCGATACACTTGGCGACGTCAGGTTCCAGAGTACCCCCCGGACAAAGGCGCTGGCATGCTGAAGACGACCCGTAAACGCATAGGAAAAAACGTGCTTTGGTATGACGCAGCCCGCGAAGAACAGCGAAAAGACGAGCAGTTGAAACGATGTGCAGTGGCGTCGCATGAACAGAATACGGTTCCGGGTCAGGTAATACGTTTTGAGCGGACTGTGCCGGCCCACCGAAACCGATTCCTTGTGTAAAATGGCCGCAGAGGGCTGATAGTATATTAAAAAACCAGCATCCTTGATGCGCTGGGACCAGTCGAGCTCTTCATAGTACAGGAAGAACCGATCGGCAAATCGCCCCACCGTATCAACTACGCTGCGACTTACCAGCATGGCGCAGCCGTGGGCAAAATGGGTAATGCCGGGCTGATCATACATGCCGCCATCGGGCTGGTTGTAACCCACGGGCGTAGCCGTTCCGGTGTACATATTCATGGGGTTGTAGCCCGCGTACTGAACGACAGACGGTGTACTGAAAAACCGGATCTTGGGGCAACTTACTCCCACCCGCTCGTTTTGCTGGAACGGCTTCAGTAATTCGTCGAGGAGCGTTGGAGTGAGTTCGGTATCGTTATTGACAATGAAAAAATAGTCGCCCGATGCTTGTTGCATGCCGGCATTGTTTCCCCCCGTAAAGCCCAGATTGGTGTCTGTCCGGACGATATGGAGGGCGGGGTAAAGACGCTGATCAATGACCGTGTCGAGCGCGGGAACCGACGCGTTGTCAACAACGATGATCTCGTAATTCGAGTAAGTCAGGCAATGACAGGAATCCAGAAACTGACGCGTTGTATTGGCCTGGTTGTAATTGATCGTAATGATCGAAACCAGAGGCTGCGGGCTGGATTGCCTTGCGTCAGTTACACATTCTCTTTTTGCCATAAGCTGAAAAAAGTCTTCCAGACAATATTCATATCGGTTTTGAACGAGAACGTGCTTGCATACTCGATGTCGAGCAGGATACGCTCCCGTTCAGACATGTTTTCCTGGCCCTTCGCCCGCTTTTTCGTCTGCCATAAGCCCGTCAGGCCGGCCGGACCGGCAAATCGCCTGGCTGACTGGTCGGAGGTCAATTTTTCGGCCTCATAGAGTGGTAAGGGCCGGTTGCCAACCAACGACATATCGCCCAGCAATACATTGAACAGCTGCGGCAACTCATCGATACTACTGTTGCGCAAAAACGTCCCCAGTCGGGTGATTCGGGGATCGTTTCTGAATTTCATGAACTTGGCCGTTTCTTCGTTTGCCTGCAGGTAGAGCTTTTCGCAAATCGGGTGATCTTGGTCGAAAAGCGGATGCTGGCAAGCTACGGACAACTGGCGGCAGTTAGTGCACAGGTAATTGCTGCGGGTGCCAGTGCCTTCGAGTAATTCTAAGGAGTCCGACGGCTTGGCGTACAGGTTCTGCGTTGACAGGTTGTTGAGTAGACTATCGGCCTGGACCCTCATGGTCCGGTACTTATACATGTAAAATACGCGGTAGTTGGTACCGGCCCGTTTCGACTTGTAAAGAACAGGTCCCTTGGAGTCGAGCAGGATAAGGATGGAAACGATCAGCAGAAGCGGTGACAACACGAGTAACAGCACGAGTGAAACCAGCAAGTCGATTGATCGTTTCCACAGCGGCAACCGGAACGGCTCAACCGAAACCGGCGGCTTGGCCGTCGGGCTGATGGCCAGCGCGGTGCTTAGCTTAAGGTAATACAGAATCGTTGCTTCAATAGCCTGGTCGTTCTCATCGGTCAACAGAATGTCAGTTACTTTTGAAAGAAGTGTAGGCTGAATAAACCCGACCCCGGTTGAGTGACAGGCAATAAGAATGGGAGTAAATGAATGATTCGGCGTTTTCCGTACGGCTGCTGACAACGATTCTCCGCTGACCTGATCGGTAATAATCAGATCCGCCCGCTGGTCATTTGCCAGCCAGTCGGCAGCGTCTGTGGCATTGCTGAAAGGAACCACCGAGCAGAAGGAGCCAGCTACCCGCTGGACTCGATCAACGAGATGATCGTTCTGGTCAATCAGCAACAGAAACGGCGCGGCATCTTTAGTCACCAAAGTTGATGTATTGAATCGTTCTTTACGTTAATTGTGTCAAAGAGCGCACCTGGCTACCTGATTCAGTGGACGGCCGATACAGAGTCGATCTGGGCTGGTAGAATCGGGGGGCGCACCTTACGTTCTTTGTAAAACAGTATAGCGTTTCAGGATCATAGACAGAATGCTTGATTTGGGAAGATCGATGGATTGGGTTTCCAGCTGGGGCCGGGCGGCAACGAAAGACTGTTGCATTTCTTCCATTGGAACGGTTGAGCGTCGCAGTAAAGCGAGCAGCTTTGCCCGTACTTCGAGTGGATTGAAGGGCTTGGTAATGTAACTGTCAACACCCTGCTCCAGGCATTTGATTCGGGTTTCGCTGTCAGATGCATTTGACAGGATAACGACGGGGGTATTTTTCAGTATCTGGCTTGTGCGAATGAGCTTTGTTAGTTCAAGCCCGCTGAAGTAAGGCAAATTCAACTCGGTGAGTACGCAATCGAACCGGTTGCCCTGGACCAGCAACCGGGCTGCGTCCTGGCCCGTGTTCGCCACGGTGACGTCGAAGTTTGCTTTTAGTGTCTGAACGAGAATCCCCGTGACATAGGGGTTCGCATCCACTAGTAGCAAGTGGTGTTTGTTACTCATACCTTTAAGATTTAAAAAGATGGGTTAGATCTAGTTTTTAGACTAT is a window from the Spirosoma rigui genome containing:
- a CDS encoding glycosyltransferase family 2 protein; amino-acid sequence: MAKRECVTDARQSSPQPLVSIITINYNQANTTRQFLDSCHCLTYSNYEIIVVDNASVPALDTVIDQRLYPALHIVRTDTNLGFTGGNNAGMQQASGDYFFIVNNDTELTPTLLDELLKPFQQNERVGVSCPKIRFFSTPSVVQYAGYNPMNMYTGTATPVGYNQPDGGMYDQPGITHFAHGCAMLVSRSVVDTVGRFADRFFLYYEELDWSQRIKDAGFLIYYQPSAAILHKESVSVGRHSPLKTYYLTRNRILFMRRHCTSFQLLVFSLFFAGCVIPKHVFSYAFTGRLQHASAFVRGVLWNLTSPSVSPV
- a CDS encoding sugar transferase; this encodes MTKDAAPFLLLIDQNDHLVDRVQRVAGSFCSVVPFSNATDAADWLANDQRADLIITDQVSGESLSAAVRKTPNHSFTPILIACHSTGVGFIQPTLLSKVTDILLTDENDQAIEATILYYLKLSTALAISPTAKPPVSVEPFRLPLWKRSIDLLVSLVLLLVLSPLLLIVSILILLDSKGPVLYKSKRAGTNYRVFYMYKYRTMRVQADSLLNNLSTQNLYAKPSDSLELLEGTGTRSNYLCTNCRQLSVACQHPLFDQDHPICEKLYLQANEETAKFMKFRNDPRITRLGTFLRNSSIDELPQLFNVLLGDMSLVGNRPLPLYEAEKLTSDQSARRFAGPAGLTGLWQTKKRAKGQENMSERERILLDIEYASTFSFKTDMNIVWKTFFSLWQKENV
- a CDS encoding response regulator transcription factor yields the protein MSNKHHLLLVDANPYVTGILVQTLKANFDVTVANTGQDAARLLVQGNRFDCVLTELNLPYFSGLELTKLIRTSQILKNTPVVILSNASDSETRIKCLEQGVDSYITKPFNPLEVRAKLLALLRRSTVPMEEMQQSFVAARPQLETQSIDLPKSSILSMILKRYTVLQRT